GGTTTCCCGGGCGGCAAAAGGAGCTGTAAAAGAACTTTTAGCCCAAGGCGAGAAAAAAGTTGGTTATTTCCGACCAATTACCCTAAGACCTCTAGCTGTAAACGAACTCCGGGAAATCGCTTCAAGAGCGAAAAAGCTAATCATTGCTGAATCGTCCTATGGCCAGCTTTTAAAGCAAATTAAAGAAGCAATTTACGGCACTGATGTAGAGATTCACACTATCTTAAAGCCGGGTGTGGGCATCACCCAGGAAGAGATCGTGGCCAAGTACCACGAGGTTAAATAAGGGAGGGATATAGGTGAATTATCCGCAAATTCCTAAAAGCTGGAATATAGAATCAAAACCCCATAAATTCTGCCCCGGCTGCGGCCACGGGATAGTATTAAAAGCTTTAGGCCAGGCAATTGACGAGCTCGGCATTCAGGATAAAGCAGTTTTTGGTGTAGATATTGGCTGCTCACTCTTAGCCTGGGACTTCTTTAACGTTGATACCATTCAAACCCACCATGGCCGTACTACACCGGTTATTACTGGAATTAAACGGGCAAACCCAGAATTAATTACCATAGCTTACATGGGTGACGGCGGCGGCTATGCTATCGGTTCCCAGCACTTAGTAAACGCAGCTGCTCGTAATGAAAAAATTACCGTCATCTTAGTCAATAACACCAACTACGGGATGACCGGAGGACAGATGGCGCCTACCA
The genomic region above belongs to Carboxydothermus pertinax and contains:
- a CDS encoding thiamine pyrophosphate-dependent enzyme; the encoded protein is MNYPQIPKSWNIESKPHKFCPGCGHGIVLKALGQAIDELGIQDKAVFGVDIGCSLLAWDFFNVDTIQTHHGRTTPVITGIKRANPELITIAYMGDGGGYAIGSQHLVNAAARNEKITVILVNNTNYGMTGGQMAPTTLPGQKTETTPYGRDVNEAGYPTLGPEMVAAITQEGAYVARGTVANLRQLKGFIKKALENQMAGNGFSFVEVLSGCPTNWRTNAAETWNFIEKTMTQYFKVGELKVPGKGE